A part of Haloarchaeobius sp. HME9146 genomic DNA contains:
- a CDS encoding type II/IV secretion system ATPase subunit, whose protein sequence is MSDRSASLAATSNATSLTDRIKRTLQMLRGTTISREPYYPDEHGPLVTFDGLDGYEEHDRYWVNAPYAFVSINHDPDANEHLYHVVEPELDDYEHALLETLFEDIRDPLVYRRDLDDMDSEQVLDDALLEHLERYGADVDMRTYHKLLYYLWRAFRGYGKLDPVMHDPHVEDISCDGYDLPLFVYHDDYTDIETNVSFASEELDNFVVRLAQHSGRHISIGDPMVETTLPDGSRAELALGEEVTPRGSAFTIRKYAEEPFTPIDLLDYGTFNIDQMAFLWLAIENNKSLIFAGGTASGKTTSMNAISMFIPPRSKVLTIEDTRELTLYHDNWLSSVTRERLHEGTDVTMYDLLRSALRHRPEYIIVGEVRGEEAITLFQAMNTGHTTYSTMHADSVRTVINRLENEPINVPRSMVQSLDVLCVQTLTRLDGERVRRNKTIAEIEGIDQRTGELDYSTAFTWNANDDTFTSSGSEILDEIRDERGWSQQQMLTELRNRRRFLEYLWEKEITDYRRFTAMINEYYADPDRAMAQIEPSDEDIEMTTPEAETD, encoded by the coding sequence GTGAGCGACCGCTCCGCGAGCCTCGCGGCGACCTCCAACGCGACCTCGCTCACCGACCGCATCAAGCGGACGCTCCAGATGCTCAGGGGGACGACCATCTCCCGCGAACCGTACTACCCCGACGAACACGGACCGCTCGTCACCTTCGACGGCCTCGACGGCTACGAGGAACACGACCGGTACTGGGTGAACGCACCCTACGCGTTCGTCTCCATCAACCACGACCCGGACGCGAACGAACACCTCTACCACGTCGTCGAGCCGGAGCTCGATGACTACGAACACGCCCTGCTGGAGACGCTCTTCGAGGACATCCGCGACCCCCTGGTGTACCGGCGGGACCTCGACGACATGGACAGCGAGCAGGTGCTCGACGACGCCCTGCTCGAACACCTCGAACGCTACGGCGCAGACGTGGACATGCGAACGTATCACAAACTCCTCTACTACCTCTGGCGGGCGTTCCGGGGCTACGGCAAGCTCGACCCGGTGATGCACGACCCCCACGTCGAGGACATCTCGTGTGACGGGTACGACCTCCCGCTGTTCGTCTACCACGACGACTACACCGACATCGAGACGAACGTCTCGTTCGCTTCGGAGGAGCTGGACAACTTCGTCGTCCGCCTCGCCCAGCACTCGGGCCGACACATCTCCATCGGCGACCCGATGGTCGAGACCACGCTGCCGGACGGTTCGCGTGCCGAACTCGCCCTCGGGGAGGAGGTCACGCCCCGCGGGTCGGCGTTCACCATCCGGAAGTACGCCGAGGAGCCGTTCACGCCCATCGACCTGCTGGACTACGGGACGTTCAACATCGACCAGATGGCGTTCCTCTGGCTCGCCATCGAGAACAACAAGTCGCTCATCTTCGCCGGCGGGACGGCATCGGGGAAGACCACCTCGATGAACGCCATCTCGATGTTCATCCCGCCGCGCTCGAAGGTGCTGACCATCGAGGACACCCGCGAACTCACGCTGTACCACGACAACTGGCTCTCCTCGGTGACCCGGGAACGCCTCCACGAAGGGACCGACGTGACGATGTACGACCTCCTGCGCTCGGCACTGCGCCACCGCCCGGAGTACATCATCGTCGGCGAGGTCCGTGGTGAGGAGGCCATCACGCTGTTCCAGGCGATGAACACCGGTCACACGACCTACTCGACGATGCACGCCGACTCGGTCCGGACGGTCATCAACCGCCTCGAGAACGAACCCATCAACGTCCCCCGGTCGATGGTCCAGAGCCTCGACGTGCTCTGCGTGCAGACGCTGACCCGGCTCGACGGCGAGCGCGTCCGCCGGAACAAGACCATCGCCGAGATAGAGGGCATCGACCAGCGGACCGGCGAACTCGACTACTCCACCGCGTTCACCTGGAACGCCAACGACGATACCTTCACCTCCTCGGGCTCGGAGATACTCGACGAGATTCGTGACGAACGCGGCTGGAGCCAACAGCAGATGCTGACCGAACTCCGGAACCGCCGCCGGTTCCTGGAGTACCTCTGGGAGAAGGAGATCACGGACTACCGCCGGTTCACGGCGATGATCAACGAGTACTACGCCGACCCCGACCGCGCGATGGCCCAGATCGAACCGAGCGACGAGGACATCGAGATGACGACCCCCGAGGCCGAGACCGACTGA